Proteins found in one Neomonachus schauinslandi chromosome 1, ASM220157v2, whole genome shotgun sequence genomic segment:
- the CASP14 gene encoding caspase-14 isoform X2 — MSGARLALTLCVTKAREGSEADLDALERMFRQLGFESTMKRDPTAQQFQEELDNFQQALDARNDPVSCAFVVLMAHGLEGRLKVEDGQMVELENLFEVLNNKNCRALRAKPKVYIVQACQGEQRDPGETVSGGDIVMITKDSPETIPTYTDILHVYSTIKGYIAYRHDKEGSCFIQTLVDVFTERRGPILELLTEVTRWMAEAELVQEGKPRKVNPEIQSTLRKRLYLQ, encoded by the exons ATGTCAGGCGCCCGCTTAGCCCTGACACTGTGCGTCACCAAAGCACGGGAAGGTTCAGAGGCAGACCTGGATGCTCTGGAACGCATGTTCCGGCAGCTGGGATTTGAGAGCACCATGAAGAGAGACCCCACTGCCCAG CAATTCCAGGAAGAGCTGGACAATTTTCAGCAGGCCTTGGATGCCCGGAATGACCCCGTCAGCTGTGCTTTTGTGGTGCTCATGGCACATGGGTTAGAAGGTCGCCTCAAGGTGGAGGATGGACAAATGGTGGAGCTGGAAAACCTTTTCGAGGTTCTGAACAACAAGAATTGCCGGGCCCTGCGAGCCAAGCCTAAGGTGTACATCGTGCAGGCCTGTCAAGGAG AACAAAGGGACCCCGGTGAAACAGTAAGTGGAGGTGATATTGTGATGATCACAAAGGACAGTCCCGAGACTATCCCAACGTACACAGACATCCTCCACGTCTACTCCACCATAAAGG GGTACATCGCGTACAGACACGACAAAGAGGGCTCCTGCTTCATCCAGACCCTGGTTGATGTGTTCACAGAGAGGAGAGGACCCATCCTGGAGCTTCTGACAGAG GTGACCCGGTGGATGGCCGAAGCAGAGCTGGTTCAGGAAGGAAAACCAAGGAAAGTGAATCCCGAAATCCAAAGCACCCTTCGGAAACGGCTCTATCTGCAGTAA
- the CASP14 gene encoding caspase-14 isoform X1, with product MSNPRPLEEEVYDMSGARLALTLCVTKAREGSEADLDALERMFRQLGFESTMKRDPTAQQFQEELDNFQQALDARNDPVSCAFVVLMAHGLEGRLKVEDGQMVELENLFEVLNNKNCRALRAKPKVYIVQACQGEQRDPGETVSGGDIVMITKDSPETIPTYTDILHVYSTIKGYIAYRHDKEGSCFIQTLVDVFTERRGPILELLTEVTRWMAEAELVQEGKPRKVNPEIQSTLRKRLYLQ from the exons ATGAGCAATCCTCGGCCTTTGGAGGAG GAGGTATACGACATGTCAGGCGCCCGCTTAGCCCTGACACTGTGCGTCACCAAAGCACGGGAAGGTTCAGAGGCAGACCTGGATGCTCTGGAACGCATGTTCCGGCAGCTGGGATTTGAGAGCACCATGAAGAGAGACCCCACTGCCCAG CAATTCCAGGAAGAGCTGGACAATTTTCAGCAGGCCTTGGATGCCCGGAATGACCCCGTCAGCTGTGCTTTTGTGGTGCTCATGGCACATGGGTTAGAAGGTCGCCTCAAGGTGGAGGATGGACAAATGGTGGAGCTGGAAAACCTTTTCGAGGTTCTGAACAACAAGAATTGCCGGGCCCTGCGAGCCAAGCCTAAGGTGTACATCGTGCAGGCCTGTCAAGGAG AACAAAGGGACCCCGGTGAAACAGTAAGTGGAGGTGATATTGTGATGATCACAAAGGACAGTCCCGAGACTATCCCAACGTACACAGACATCCTCCACGTCTACTCCACCATAAAGG GGTACATCGCGTACAGACACGACAAAGAGGGCTCCTGCTTCATCCAGACCCTGGTTGATGTGTTCACAGAGAGGAGAGGACCCATCCTGGAGCTTCTGACAGAG GTGACCCGGTGGATGGCCGAAGCAGAGCTGGTTCAGGAAGGAAAACCAAGGAAAGTGAATCCCGAAATCCAAAGCACCCTTCGGAAACGGCTCTATCTGCAGTAA